The following coding sequences lie in one Streptomyces sp. NBC_00510 genomic window:
- a CDS encoding cysteine hydrolase, giving the protein MTDGNRHRRLDALLTPRSTAVLTVECQRGVVGPGGALPELAAAVRASGALDAIARLVTAAHAAGATVVHAVAERRADGRGSSRNARIFRAAERLPVLQVAGTPAVEVAEEIAVGAGDFVVRRLHGLSPVAGTGLDAVLRNLGVRTVVVTGVSANVAVPNAVFDAVNLGYQAVVPADAIAGVPESYTADMVRHTLALVATVTTADEVIGSWKRSGPGPGGLRPGPLSPPPP; this is encoded by the coding sequence ATGACGGACGGCAACCGGCACCGCAGGCTCGACGCGCTCCTGACCCCCCGGTCCACCGCCGTGCTCACCGTCGAGTGCCAGCGCGGGGTGGTTGGTCCGGGCGGCGCGCTGCCGGAACTCGCGGCCGCCGTAAGGGCCTCCGGGGCGCTGGACGCCATCGCGCGGCTGGTCACCGCGGCCCACGCGGCGGGCGCCACCGTGGTGCACGCCGTCGCCGAACGCCGCGCCGACGGCCGCGGGTCCAGCCGCAACGCGCGGATCTTCCGCGCCGCCGAGCGGCTGCCCGTCCTGCAGGTCGCGGGCACACCGGCGGTCGAGGTCGCCGAGGAGATAGCGGTCGGTGCCGGCGACTTCGTCGTGCGACGGCTGCACGGGCTGTCGCCGGTCGCCGGCACCGGCCTCGACGCCGTGCTGCGCAACCTGGGCGTGCGCACGGTCGTCGTCACCGGGGTGTCGGCCAACGTGGCCGTTCCCAACGCCGTCTTCGACGCGGTCAACCTCGGCTACCAGGCGGTCGTGCCCGCGGACGCCATCGCCGGGGTGCCGGAGTCGTACACCGCGGACATGGTCCGGCACACCCTCGCGCTCGTCGCCACGGTCACCACCGCCGACGAGGTCATCGGCAGCTGGAAACGGTCCGGGCCGGGCCCGGGGGGGCTCAGGCCAGGGCCACTGAGTCCCCCTCCACCTTGA
- a CDS encoding Rieske (2Fe-2S) protein, producing the protein MAETTGTAGAPTRRAVVAGVGAAGLAAALAACGDSNDSAGAYSPAAPPQGGDQGAGGSAPAGGGAEAALAKTSDIPVGGGKIFADKKVVVCQPEAGSFKAFSAICTHQGCAVNEIAGGTINCPCHGSKFSIKDGSVANGPATQPLPAANIKVEGDSVALA; encoded by the coding sequence ATGGCCGAGACGACTGGCACCGCAGGAGCTCCGACCCGCCGCGCCGTGGTCGCCGGGGTGGGTGCGGCGGGGCTCGCGGCCGCGCTGGCCGCGTGCGGTGACTCCAACGACTCCGCGGGCGCCTACAGCCCTGCCGCGCCCCCGCAGGGCGGCGACCAAGGGGCCGGGGGGTCGGCGCCCGCCGGCGGCGGGGCCGAGGCGGCGCTGGCCAAGACCTCGGACATCCCGGTCGGCGGCGGCAAGATCTTCGCGGACAAGAAGGTCGTCGTCTGCCAGCCCGAGGCGGGCTCGTTCAAGGCCTTCTCGGCGATCTGCACCCATCAGGGCTGCGCCGTCAACGAGATCGCGGGCGGCACGATCAACTGCCCCTGCCACGGCAGCAAGTTCAGCATCAAGGACGGCAGCGTGGCCAACGGCCCGGCGACCCAGCCGCTGCCGGCGGCGAACATCAAGGTGGAGGGGGACTCAGTGGCCCTGGCCTGA
- a CDS encoding TROVE domain-containing protein: MAKFASARTAPVSPLTTTGVTTTFEGGAGFTRDAKSDLFLFAATNMVGEDTFYESAGDRDRRFRDLVHAATRQDPDWVARFVPYLRGEMNMRSAAVVVAAESALARKEGTEREATVPVRRMVADAMLRADEPAEFLAYWVARTGRRTLPGGVQRGVADAVARLYTERAALKYDGTAARWRMADVVALAKPVPAGPWQADLFDHLADRRWKRETVRVTDRLPVLTAYRDAMRMPRAERRSWFLADPVRLRAAGMTWEQLSGLGAMDAPAWSAMIPSMGLMALTRNLRGFDEAGVPDDVAERVCARLADPEEVRRSRQFPFRFLSAYRTAPSLRWAHALERALTAATANIPALPGRTLVLVDTSASMRDRVSWRSTVRHVDVGALFAVALAARGCAVDLYGYADGVFRHPLSKGGSVLAQTEAFCARIGEVGHGTETVAALRAAYRAHDRVVIVSDMQAFHHPGHGGGALDRGREGHRGLSVSESVPADVPVFGVDTSGYAPAAIDTVRPHRYEIGGFSDKLFTMVDLLSRNHGAAWPWETDH, translated from the coding sequence ATGGCCAAGTTCGCATCGGCGCGCACCGCGCCGGTGTCGCCGCTGACCACGACCGGCGTGACCACCACCTTCGAGGGCGGCGCCGGCTTCACCCGCGACGCGAAGAGCGACCTGTTCCTGTTCGCTGCGACCAACATGGTGGGCGAGGACACGTTCTACGAGTCCGCCGGCGACCGCGACCGGCGCTTCCGCGACCTCGTGCACGCCGCCACACGGCAGGACCCCGACTGGGTCGCCCGGTTCGTGCCGTATCTGCGGGGCGAGATGAACATGCGGTCCGCCGCGGTCGTCGTCGCCGCCGAATCGGCGCTCGCCCGCAAGGAGGGCACCGAGCGCGAGGCGACGGTGCCGGTGCGCAGGATGGTCGCGGACGCGATGCTCCGCGCCGACGAGCCCGCCGAGTTCCTCGCTTACTGGGTCGCGCGCACCGGCCGCAGGACCCTGCCCGGCGGTGTCCAGCGCGGAGTCGCCGACGCCGTCGCCCGCCTCTACACCGAGCGGGCCGCGCTGAAGTACGACGGCACAGCCGCGCGGTGGCGCATGGCGGACGTCGTCGCGCTGGCCAAGCCGGTACCGGCCGGGCCGTGGCAGGCCGACCTCTTCGACCACCTCGCCGACCGCCGCTGGAAGCGGGAGACCGTGCGCGTCACGGACCGCCTGCCGGTCCTGACGGCGTACCGCGACGCGATGCGGATGCCCCGGGCCGAGCGGCGCTCCTGGTTCCTGGCGGACCCGGTCCGGTTGCGCGCGGCCGGCATGACCTGGGAGCAGCTCTCGGGCCTCGGCGCGATGGACGCCCCGGCATGGTCGGCGATGATCCCGTCCATGGGGCTGATGGCCCTCACGCGGAACCTGCGCGGCTTCGACGAGGCCGGGGTCCCCGACGACGTCGCCGAGCGGGTGTGCGCCCGGCTGGCGGACCCGGAGGAGGTCCGGCGCTCGAGGCAGTTCCCCTTCCGCTTCCTGTCGGCGTACCGCACCGCACCGTCCCTGCGCTGGGCCCACGCGCTGGAACGGGCGCTGACCGCGGCCACGGCGAACATCCCGGCCCTGCCCGGGCGCACGCTGGTGCTGGTGGACACCTCCGCCTCGATGCGGGACCGCGTGTCGTGGAGGTCCACGGTCCGGCACGTGGACGTGGGCGCGCTCTTCGCGGTGGCCCTGGCCGCACGGGGCTGCGCGGTCGACCTGTACGGCTACGCGGACGGCGTCTTCCGGCACCCGCTGTCGAAGGGCGGATCCGTCCTGGCGCAGACGGAGGCGTTCTGCGCCCGGATCGGCGAGGTCGGCCACGGCACGGAGACGGTCGCCGCGCTCAGGGCGGCGTACCGGGCCCACGACCGCGTGGTGATCGTGTCGGACATGCAGGCCTTCCACCACCCCGGCCACGGAGGCGGCGCCCTCGACCGGGGCCGCGAGGGGCACCGGGGCCTGTCGGTGTCGGAGTCGGTCCCGGCCGACGTGCCGGTGTTCGGGGTCGACACGAGCGGCTACGCGCCGGCGGCGATCGACACCGTGCGGCCGCACCGGTACGAGATCGGCGGCTTCTCCGACAAGCTCTTCACCATGGTCGACCTGCTCAGCCGGAACCACGGCGCGGCGTGGCCATGGGAGACCGATCATTAG
- a CDS encoding DUF3037 domain-containing protein, whose translation MPRIERGELINAGVLVYCRAKSFVGARVHLDETRLRCLDPDVDVAGVRAALRGYEGICAGGERAGQAAEDDPGRRFRWLTAPRSTIVQPGPIHTGLTEDPQAEVDRLLDLLVR comes from the coding sequence ATGCCGCGGATCGAGCGCGGCGAGCTGATCAACGCGGGTGTGCTGGTCTACTGCCGTGCCAAGTCCTTCGTGGGGGCCCGGGTCCACCTGGACGAGACCCGACTGCGCTGCCTCGACCCCGACGTGGACGTCGCCGGCGTACGGGCGGCGCTGCGCGGCTACGAGGGCATCTGCGCGGGCGGCGAGCGGGCCGGGCAGGCGGCGGAGGACGATCCGGGGCGCCGCTTCCGGTGGCTGACGGCGCCGCGCAGCACCATCGTGCAGCCGGGCCCGATCCACACCGGGCTGACCGAGGACCCGCAGGCCGAGGTGGACCGTCTGCTGGATCTTCTGGTGCGCTGA
- the fabG gene encoding 3-oxoacyl-ACP reductase FabG, which yields MSTTEQRVAIVTGAARGIGAATAVRLAAEGRAVAVLDLDETACKDTVEQITKAGGRAVAIGADVSDEEQVAAAVARVAAELGAPTILVNNAGVLRDNLLFKMSASDWDTVMNVHLRGAFLMTRAVQKHMVDANFGRVVNLSSSSALGNRGQANYSAAKAGLQGFTKTLAHELGKFGVTANAVAPGFIVTDMTAATAARIGMGFEEFQAAAATQIPVQRVGNPDDVANAIAFFTGDAAGFVSGQVLYVAGGPLD from the coding sequence ATGTCGACCACCGAGCAGCGCGTAGCGATCGTGACAGGGGCGGCGCGCGGCATCGGCGCCGCCACCGCCGTGCGCCTGGCCGCGGAGGGCCGCGCCGTGGCCGTGCTGGACCTCGACGAGACCGCGTGCAAGGACACCGTCGAGCAGATCACCAAGGCGGGCGGCCGGGCCGTCGCCATCGGCGCCGACGTCTCCGACGAGGAGCAGGTAGCGGCCGCGGTCGCGCGCGTCGCCGCGGAGCTCGGGGCGCCGACGATCCTCGTCAACAACGCGGGCGTGCTCCGCGACAACCTGCTGTTCAAGATGAGCGCGTCCGACTGGGACACGGTCATGAACGTGCACCTGCGCGGCGCCTTCCTGATGACCCGCGCCGTCCAGAAGCACATGGTGGACGCGAACTTCGGCCGCGTGGTCAACCTGTCCTCGTCCTCCGCCCTCGGCAACCGCGGCCAGGCCAACTACTCCGCCGCCAAGGCCGGCCTGCAGGGCTTCACCAAGACCCTCGCGCACGAGCTCGGCAAGTTCGGCGTCACGGCCAACGCCGTCGCCCCCGGCTTCATCGTCACCGACATGACGGCCGCCACCGCCGCCCGCATCGGCATGGGCTTCGAGGAGTTCCAGGCCGCGGCCGCCACCCAGATCCCCGTCCAGCGCGTCGGCAACCCGGACGACGTCGCCAACGCCATCGCCTTCTTCACCGGCGATGCCGCGGGCTTCGTCTCCGGCCAGGTGCTGTACGTGGCCGGCGGACCGCTCGACTGA
- a CDS encoding SDR family oxidoreductase, which produces MSNQPDGGRVAIVTGASRGIGYGIAEALVARGDRVVITGRNEEALKEAVERLGADRALGVAGKAHDEAHQAEVVERTMEAFGRVDYLANNAGTNPVFGPLAELDLGVARKVFETNVISALGFAQQTYKAWMKENGGAIVNIASVAGISASPFIGAYGMSKAAMVNLTLQLASEMAPGVRANAIAPAVVKTRFASALYEGREEQAASAYPLGRLGVPEDIGGAAAFLLSDAAAWITGQTLVVDGGIFLNAGVGA; this is translated from the coding sequence ATGAGCAACCAGCCCGACGGCGGACGCGTGGCGATCGTCACCGGCGCCAGCCGCGGCATCGGCTACGGCATCGCCGAGGCGCTCGTCGCCCGCGGCGACCGCGTCGTCATCACCGGCCGAAACGAGGAGGCGCTGAAGGAGGCCGTCGAACGGCTCGGCGCCGACCGGGCCCTCGGCGTGGCCGGCAAGGCCCACGACGAGGCGCACCAGGCCGAGGTCGTCGAGCGGACGATGGAGGCCTTCGGCCGCGTCGACTACCTTGCCAACAACGCCGGTACGAACCCGGTCTTCGGCCCGCTCGCCGAGCTCGACCTCGGCGTCGCCCGCAAGGTCTTCGAGACCAACGTCATCTCCGCGCTCGGCTTCGCCCAGCAGACGTACAAGGCGTGGATGAAGGAGAACGGCGGCGCGATCGTCAACATCGCCTCCGTGGCGGGCATCAGCGCCTCCCCCTTCATCGGCGCGTACGGCATGAGCAAGGCCGCGATGGTCAACCTCACGCTGCAGCTCGCCTCCGAGATGGCGCCCGGCGTCCGCGCCAACGCCATCGCCCCCGCGGTCGTCAAGACCAGGTTCGCCTCCGCCCTCTACGAGGGCCGCGAGGAGCAGGCCGCTTCCGCCTACCCGCTGGGGCGGCTCGGCGTGCCCGAGGACATCGGCGGCGCCGCCGCCTTCCTGCTCTCGGACGCGGCGGCCTGGATCACCGGCCAGACCCTGGTCGTGGACGGCGGCATCTTCCTCAACGCCGGCGTCGGCGCCTGA
- a CDS encoding uracil-DNA glycosylase: MPITLPESWQAVLGEELEKPYFTQLTEFVEEERGKHKVFPPREQVFAALEATPYDKVKVLVLGQDPYHGEGQGHGLCFSVQPGVKTPPSLRNIFKEMKEEYGYPIPDNGYLMPWAEQGVLLLNAVLTVREAEANSHKGKGWEKFTDAVIKAVASRPDPAVFVLWGNYAKKKLPLIDTERHAVVQGAHPSPLSAKLFLGSRPFTQIDEALKAQGHDPVDWRIPDLGR; the protein is encoded by the coding sequence GTGCCCATCACGCTGCCCGAGTCCTGGCAGGCCGTCCTCGGTGAGGAGCTGGAGAAGCCCTACTTCACCCAGCTCACCGAGTTCGTGGAGGAGGAGCGCGGGAAGCACAAGGTCTTCCCGCCGCGCGAGCAGGTCTTCGCGGCCCTGGAGGCCACGCCCTACGACAAGGTGAAGGTGCTGGTCCTCGGCCAGGACCCGTACCACGGCGAGGGCCAGGGGCACGGGCTGTGCTTCTCGGTGCAGCCGGGCGTCAAGACCCCGCCCTCCCTGCGGAACATCTTCAAGGAGATGAAGGAGGAGTACGGCTACCCGATCCCGGACAACGGCTACCTGATGCCGTGGGCGGAGCAGGGCGTGCTGCTGCTCAACGCGGTGCTGACGGTGCGCGAGGCCGAGGCCAACTCGCACAAGGGCAAGGGCTGGGAGAAGTTCACCGACGCGGTCATCAAGGCCGTCGCGTCCCGGCCCGACCCGGCGGTCTTCGTCCTGTGGGGCAACTACGCCAAGAAGAAGCTGCCGCTGATCGACACCGAGCGGCACGCGGTCGTGCAGGGCGCCCACCCGTCGCCGCTGTCGGCCAAGCTCTTCCTGGGCAGCCGTCCCTTCACCCAGATCGACGAGGCGCTCAAGGCACAGGGCCACGACCCGGTGGACTGGCGCATCCCGGACCTGGGCCGCTGA
- a CDS encoding DinB family protein yields MTTTPERTDPPYIADERTMLESWLDFHRDTLAMKCAGLDDEQLRTPSAPPSDLTLLGLVRHMAGVERGWFRTVLAGEDVPPLYLTEEDPDGEFHDLGQADTAEAFATWRAEIAHARELTRHRSLDDTGLRRGRHEISLRWIYVHMIEEYARHNGHADLIRERIDGVTGD; encoded by the coding sequence ATGACGACGACACCGGAGCGCACCGACCCGCCCTACATCGCCGACGAGCGCACCATGCTGGAGAGCTGGCTGGACTTCCACCGCGACACCCTCGCGATGAAGTGCGCCGGCCTGGACGACGAACAGCTGCGCACCCCCAGCGCGCCCCCCTCCGACCTCACCCTGCTCGGCCTGGTCCGGCACATGGCGGGGGTCGAACGGGGCTGGTTCCGCACCGTGCTCGCCGGAGAGGACGTGCCCCCGCTCTACCTCACCGAGGAGGACCCCGACGGCGAGTTCCACGACCTCGGCCAGGCCGACACCGCCGAGGCGTTCGCCACCTGGCGCGCCGAGATCGCGCACGCCCGCGAGCTGACCCGCCACCGGTCGCTCGACGACACCGGGCTGCGCCGCGGCAGGCACGAAATCTCCCTGCGCTGGATCTACGTCCACATGATCGAGGAGTACGCCCGCCACAACGGCCACGCCGACCTGATCCGTGAACGCATCGACGGGGTCACCGGCGACTGA